A portion of the Hyalangium minutum genome contains these proteins:
- a CDS encoding ATP-binding protein, with protein sequence MHFLEVAVQNVRGFSAQGRFQLKPGYLVLKPPAAEMTPLAALSLALLYADGRGDDASFSAQADKRGKSAFTMLGQDNLTYRLLRELGGSGTLHKQTVPGQPPELVSGDTAEIGQFLRVQVGLPSRNVWEQVCCLMPSQLPSRRPRVRTSKPDLKRPSMPGAASNPGLHSGHGHGGLASNPNMPALASTQAVAPAENIPAAEAKVKELEQELVKSREMEEVQFKLDGLNSQLFETERKLKSTEGVKAAVRDAENAWNAAPTPESLGLPADILTRVERYSKVVAKKDDALNRLAVEREQDAAAAPVAVEPLKQNRLFWAGLGVGALFLLGGIILGFAVDSGWRYLTLLDIPAFGFAAMLALRYVDDLSKTSTVRNKEGMFSAREKKILEEFEAEVSPVRKAMKILELENHEDIPGVFERKGLLEQRFNELRDQLAAMEADPDFVAAGQQRDEIKQQIDELSVEVSRKGSFVRDLREVERELSRTKESIVLAKAGAPPPTPAGAGPAGAEPAGMGSGPMEDPSPVVMMLAADLLSTDITTLGGMLRDRCTQYLSALTDRRYLGVEWDKDGRASVFVPGQQLLVGDIPPRDLDMYYLALRMVVVEKVSTRVKYPFIMEHPFVGMDEVKLPLIGRMLKHLGTLTQVLLVTTHPGLAQMADGSVNL encoded by the coding sequence ATGCACTTCCTCGAGGTTGCTGTCCAAAACGTCCGGGGTTTCTCGGCACAAGGCCGCTTCCAGCTCAAGCCGGGCTACCTCGTCCTCAAGCCCCCAGCCGCCGAGATGACGCCTCTGGCGGCGCTGTCCCTGGCGCTCCTGTACGCCGATGGGCGTGGCGACGATGCCAGCTTCTCGGCGCAGGCCGATAAGCGTGGCAAGTCCGCCTTCACCATGCTGGGCCAGGACAACCTCACGTACCGGCTGCTACGGGAGCTGGGCGGCTCGGGGACGCTGCACAAGCAGACGGTGCCGGGGCAGCCTCCGGAGCTGGTGTCCGGGGACACGGCGGAGATCGGCCAGTTCCTGCGCGTGCAGGTGGGCCTGCCGTCGCGCAACGTCTGGGAGCAGGTGTGCTGCCTGATGCCGAGCCAGCTCCCGTCGCGCCGCCCGCGGGTGCGCACCTCGAAGCCGGATCTCAAGCGGCCGTCGATGCCCGGCGCGGCGAGCAACCCGGGCCTGCACAGCGGGCACGGGCACGGAGGGCTCGCGAGCAACCCGAACATGCCGGCCCTGGCCAGCACCCAGGCGGTGGCCCCCGCGGAGAACATCCCCGCGGCTGAGGCCAAGGTGAAGGAGCTGGAGCAGGAACTGGTGAAGTCTCGCGAGATGGAGGAGGTGCAGTTCAAGCTGGACGGGTTGAACTCGCAGCTCTTCGAGACCGAGCGGAAGCTGAAGAGCACCGAGGGCGTGAAGGCGGCCGTGCGGGACGCGGAGAACGCGTGGAACGCCGCGCCCACCCCCGAGTCGCTGGGGCTGCCCGCGGACATCCTGACGCGCGTGGAGCGCTATTCCAAGGTGGTGGCCAAGAAGGACGACGCGCTGAACCGGCTGGCCGTGGAGCGCGAGCAGGACGCGGCGGCGGCTCCGGTCGCGGTGGAGCCCCTGAAGCAGAACCGGCTGTTCTGGGCGGGGCTCGGGGTCGGCGCCCTGTTCCTGCTGGGCGGCATCATCCTGGGCTTCGCGGTGGACAGCGGCTGGCGGTACCTGACGCTGCTGGACATCCCGGCGTTCGGCTTCGCGGCGATGCTGGCGCTGCGGTACGTGGACGACCTGTCGAAGACGTCCACCGTGCGCAACAAGGAGGGCATGTTCTCCGCCCGCGAGAAGAAGATCCTCGAGGAGTTCGAGGCTGAGGTCTCGCCGGTGCGCAAGGCGATGAAGATCCTCGAGCTGGAGAACCACGAGGACATTCCAGGCGTCTTCGAGCGCAAGGGCCTGTTGGAGCAGCGCTTCAACGAGCTGAGGGATCAGCTCGCGGCCATGGAGGCCGATCCGGACTTCGTCGCCGCCGGGCAGCAGCGCGACGAGATCAAGCAGCAGATCGACGAGCTCAGCGTCGAAGTCTCCCGGAAGGGCTCCTTCGTGCGCGATCTGCGCGAGGTGGAGCGCGAGCTCTCCCGGACCAAGGAGTCCATCGTTCTGGCCAAGGCGGGAGCGCCGCCTCCGACTCCCGCTGGGGCGGGGCCGGCGGGTGCGGAGCCGGCGGGGATGGGCTCGGGGCCGATGGAGGATCCGTCTCCGGTGGTGATGATGCTGGCGGCGGATCTGCTGTCCACGGACATCACCACGCTGGGCGGGATGCTGCGGGATCGCTGCACCCAGTACCTGAGCGCGCTCACGGATCGCCGCTATCTGGGCGTCGAGTGGGACAAGGACGGTAGGGCTTCGGTGTTCGTGCCGGGCCAACAGCTGCTCGTGGGCGACATCCCCCCGCGCGACCTGGACATGTACTACCTGGCGTTGCGCATGGTGGTCGTGGAGAAGGTGAGCACCCGGGTGAAGTACCCGTTCATCATGGAGCACCCGTTCGTCGGCATGGACGAGGTGAAGCTGCCGCTGATTGGGCGCATGCTGAAGCACCTGGGCACGCTGACGCAGGTGCTGCTCGTGACGACGCATCCGGGCCTGGCGCAAATGGCTGACGGCTCCGTCAACCTCTGA
- the rplS gene encoding 50S ribosomal protein L19, producing the protein MRRSAIEYVESKHLRKELVDFRTGDSVRVHWKVKEGEKERVQAFEGVVIRKKKGSNRASFTVRKVSFGVGVERIFPLHSPRYEKIEILSRGSVNRNRLFYLRNLKGKASRVDVQEENTPAAKKS; encoded by the coding sequence ATGCGTCGAAGCGCCATCGAGTACGTCGAGTCCAAGCACCTCCGCAAGGAGCTGGTCGATTTCCGGACCGGGGACTCCGTCCGGGTCCACTGGAAGGTGAAGGAGGGCGAGAAGGAGCGCGTCCAGGCGTTCGAGGGTGTCGTCATCCGCAAGAAGAAGGGCAGCAACCGCGCCAGCTTCACCGTGCGCAAGGTGTCCTTCGGCGTCGGCGTGGAGCGCATCTTCCCGCTGCACAGCCCCCGCTACGAGAAGATCGAGATCCTCTCCCGCGGCAGCGTGAACCGCAACCGCCTCTTCTACCTCCGCAACCTCAAGGGCAAGGCTTCCCGCGTGGACGTGCAGGAAGAGAACACCCCGGCCGCCAAGAAGTCCTAG
- the trmD gene encoding tRNA (guanosine(37)-N1)-methyltransferase TrmD, with protein MYPVEILTLFPGMVSGYVGESILGKAQERGKLSVTATDIREYAEGKHRVTDDTPYGGGAGMVMKVEPLVAAIEAARARHPGAKVLLMSPRGPAFTQARARELVSHSAGLILVCGRYEGVDERVMPFLDEELSLGDFILTGGEIAALAVVDAVARLLPGVLGNQASHVSESFEEGLLEHPQYTRPPVFRGAEVPAVLQSGDHARIARWRRWKALMLTRERRPDLFGRLELGKADQKLLALREEDL; from the coding sequence ATGTACCCGGTGGAGATCCTCACGCTCTTCCCAGGCATGGTGTCCGGCTACGTGGGGGAGAGCATCCTCGGCAAGGCGCAGGAGCGCGGGAAGCTCTCCGTCACCGCCACGGACATCCGCGAGTACGCCGAGGGCAAGCACCGCGTCACCGACGACACGCCGTACGGCGGCGGGGCGGGCATGGTGATGAAGGTGGAGCCCCTGGTGGCGGCCATCGAGGCGGCGCGGGCCCGTCACCCGGGCGCCAAGGTGCTGCTGATGAGCCCTCGGGGGCCCGCGTTCACCCAGGCGCGGGCGCGTGAGCTGGTGAGCCACTCCGCGGGCCTGATCCTCGTCTGTGGCCGCTACGAGGGCGTCGACGAGCGCGTCATGCCGTTCCTGGACGAGGAGCTGTCCCTGGGGGACTTCATCCTCACGGGCGGGGAAATCGCAGCCCTGGCGGTGGTGGATGCGGTGGCCCGGTTGCTCCCCGGGGTGCTGGGCAACCAGGCGTCCCACGTCAGCGAGAGCTTCGAGGAGGGACTGCTGGAGCACCCCCAGTACACGCGGCCTCCTGTCTTCCGGGGCGCCGAGGTACCCGCCGTGCTCCAGAGCGGCGATCACGCCCGGATCGCCCGCTGGCGCCGCTGGAAGGCCCTGATGCTCACCCGGGAGCGCCGGCCGGACCTCTTTGGCCGCCTGGAGCTCGGGAAGGCGGATCAGAAACTGCTCGCCCTCCGGGAGGAAGACCTGTAG
- the rimM gene encoding ribosome maturation factor RimM (Essential for efficient processing of 16S rRNA) encodes MTPRPLLELGYVARAHGIRGEVAIRAFDPGSETLDSVERVRVRTRAGQERELRIESLRPASKEDLVVFEGVRTREASEELVGSTVFVYREDLEPPEEGEYFQGDLVGLTAVDEKGQELGKVEEVWATGEVPNLVIRGSGKPELIIPFADEFVPTVDMPGGKIVIKPPEFFEDEGERQEGDGEEEDR; translated from the coding sequence GTGACACCTCGTCCTCTGCTGGAGCTGGGCTATGTGGCCCGGGCCCACGGCATCCGGGGCGAGGTGGCCATTCGTGCATTCGATCCCGGCTCGGAGACGCTCGACTCTGTCGAGCGCGTGCGCGTGCGCACCCGGGCCGGCCAGGAGCGCGAGCTGCGCATCGAGTCCCTGAGGCCTGCCTCCAAGGAGGATCTCGTGGTCTTCGAGGGCGTGAGGACGCGCGAGGCCTCCGAGGAGCTCGTGGGCTCCACGGTGTTCGTCTACCGCGAGGACCTGGAGCCTCCCGAGGAGGGCGAGTACTTCCAGGGCGATCTGGTGGGCCTCACCGCCGTGGACGAGAAGGGCCAGGAGCTGGGCAAGGTGGAGGAAGTCTGGGCCACCGGCGAGGTGCCCAATCTCGTCATCCGCGGCTCTGGCAAGCCCGAGCTGATCATCCCGTTCGCGGATGAGTTCGTGCCCACGGTAGACATGCCGGGCGGGAAGATCGTCATCAAGCCTCCCGAGTTCTTCGAGGACGAGGGCGAGCGCCAGGAAGGCGATGGCGAGGAGGAGGACCGCTGA
- a CDS encoding KH domain-containing protein: MEQLLTYLARALVDQPDQVGLRVSEAEGARLFELKVAPEDVGKVIGRDGRTVNALRTLLNAAAQKQGQKVRLEILDDRRVAPAPGAAPAAPPAPDAQ; this comes from the coding sequence GTGGAGCAACTGCTTACCTATCTCGCGCGGGCCCTGGTCGATCAACCAGACCAGGTGGGCCTGCGTGTGTCCGAGGCGGAAGGTGCCCGGCTCTTCGAGCTGAAGGTCGCCCCCGAGGACGTCGGCAAGGTCATCGGCCGTGACGGGCGGACCGTGAACGCCCTCCGGACGCTGCTGAATGCCGCGGCCCAGAAGCAGGGGCAGAAGGTTCGTCTCGAGATCCTCGACGATCGGCGCGTGGCGCCCGCCCCTGGGGCGGCTCCCGCTGCGCCTCCCGCCCCCGACGCCCAGTGA
- the rpsP gene encoding 30S ribosomal protein S16: protein MAVVLRLARAGAKKKPYYHVVATDSRNPRDGKFIEAVGAYDPNLSPPKVEFNQERLQYWLKTGATPSETVADLIKRAAKTAAPTA, encoded by the coding sequence ATGGCCGTCGTTCTCCGTCTTGCCCGCGCGGGCGCCAAGAAGAAGCCGTACTACCACGTGGTTGCCACCGACTCCCGGAACCCCCGGGATGGCAAGTTCATCGAGGCCGTGGGCGCCTACGATCCGAACCTGAGCCCCCCGAAGGTGGAGTTCAACCAGGAGCGGCTCCAGTACTGGCTGAAGACGGGCGCGACCCCCTCTGAGACGGTGGCCGACCTCATCAAGCGCGCGGCCAAGACCGCCGCTCCCACGGCCTAA
- the rlmN gene encoding 23S rRNA (adenine(2503)-C(2))-methyltransferase RlmN translates to MSEPAVSTPDTTPLPAPAPAKLVDVSSLTLEGLTRFVSEQLGERAFRSGQIYRWIHQRGATSFDEMTDLSKAFRQKLKERAEIVPLVKDLEQRSVDGTIKYRFKTRDGRYIESVYMPSEDRKTLCVSTQVGCAMACSFCMTGTLGLKRNLTPGEIVAQVHTVNREVRKLENLETWRPLSNLVFMGMGEPLHNFENLKTALSILQSEDGPNFSHRHITVSTVGLVPMIERFGQETDVKLAISLNASTDEQRSKTMPVNRKWNIAALMEACRKFPLRQGRRITFEYVLLRGFNDTDEDAHRLIELLKDVPAKVNLIPYNENPGLGFQTTMEERAEAFREILAQGHIAAFIRQNRGRDIAGACGQLANRGGEGEGKATQAPELP, encoded by the coding sequence ATGTCCGAGCCCGCCGTCTCCACTCCTGACACCACGCCGCTGCCGGCCCCCGCGCCCGCGAAGCTCGTGGATGTGTCCAGCCTCACGCTGGAGGGCCTCACCCGCTTCGTCAGCGAGCAGTTGGGCGAGCGCGCGTTCCGCTCCGGGCAGATCTACCGCTGGATCCACCAGCGGGGCGCCACCTCGTTCGACGAGATGACGGACCTGTCCAAGGCCTTCCGCCAGAAGCTCAAGGAGCGCGCCGAGATTGTCCCGCTCGTGAAGGACCTCGAGCAGCGCTCGGTGGACGGCACCATCAAGTACCGCTTCAAGACGCGCGACGGCCGCTACATCGAGTCCGTCTACATGCCGTCCGAGGACCGCAAGACGCTGTGCGTCTCCACCCAGGTGGGCTGCGCCATGGCCTGCTCGTTCTGCATGACGGGCACCCTGGGCCTCAAGCGCAACCTCACCCCGGGTGAGATTGTCGCACAGGTGCACACCGTCAACCGCGAGGTCCGCAAGCTGGAGAACCTGGAGACTTGGCGCCCGCTCAGCAACCTGGTGTTCATGGGCATGGGCGAGCCGCTCCACAACTTCGAGAACCTCAAGACGGCGCTCTCCATCCTCCAGTCCGAGGACGGGCCAAACTTCTCTCACCGCCACATCACCGTCTCCACCGTGGGCCTGGTGCCCATGATCGAGCGGTTTGGGCAGGAGACGGACGTCAAGCTGGCCATCTCGCTCAACGCCAGCACGGACGAGCAGCGCAGCAAGACGATGCCCGTCAACCGCAAGTGGAACATCGCCGCCCTCATGGAGGCGTGCCGCAAGTTCCCCCTGCGCCAGGGCCGCCGCATCACCTTCGAGTACGTGCTGCTCAGGGGCTTCAACGACACCGATGAGGACGCTCACCGGCTCATCGAGCTGCTGAAGGACGTCCCCGCCAAGGTGAACCTCATTCCCTACAACGAGAACCCAGGGCTGGGCTTTCAGACGACCATGGAGGAGCGGGCGGAGGCCTTCCGCGAGATCCTCGCCCAGGGGCATATTGCCGCCTTCATCCGCCAGAACCGGGGCCGGGATATCGCCGGCGCTTGTGGTCAGCTCGCCAACCGGGGCGGGGAGGGTGAGGGGAAGGCGACGCAAGCTCCCGAGCTTCCTTGA
- a CDS encoding nuclear transport factor 2 family protein, which translates to MSDESPQQDSPQQVVLKTFEVWMKKDMEAYKKLIAPDYVVTSTYPAHLPISGEGHGPDGAVEYQTRIAAPFELLGAEVKDLIASGDTVVLSAEEKLRVKATGKEVLNRVVAIIKVRDGQLASTRLFGDTYAFHAAFQQDEAPKRTSRPKKNAVKNALKAATTGKARASKSAGKNKVKPAAKKTKAGARKSTARARR; encoded by the coding sequence ATGAGTGACGAAAGCCCTCAGCAGGACAGCCCTCAGCAGGTGGTGCTGAAGACCTTCGAAGTCTGGATGAAGAAGGACATGGAGGCGTACAAGAAGCTCATCGCGCCCGACTATGTCGTCACGTCCACCTACCCTGCTCACCTGCCCATCAGCGGCGAGGGCCACGGACCGGACGGGGCCGTGGAGTACCAGACTCGCATCGCCGCGCCATTCGAACTGCTCGGGGCGGAGGTCAAGGATCTGATCGCCTCGGGCGACACGGTCGTCCTCTCCGCCGAGGAGAAGCTGCGCGTCAAGGCGACCGGCAAAGAGGTCCTGAACCGCGTGGTGGCCATCATCAAGGTGCGGGATGGCCAGCTCGCCTCCACTCGCCTCTTCGGCGACACCTACGCCTTCCACGCCGCGTTCCAGCAGGACGAGGCGCCCAAGCGCACGAGCCGTCCCAAGAAGAACGCTGTGAAGAACGCGCTCAAGGCGGCCACCACCGGCAAGGCGCGCGCGAGCAAGAGCGCGGGCAAGAACAAGGTGAAGCCGGCCGCCAAGAAGACGAAGGCAGGCGCACGAAAGAGCACGGCCCGGGCTCGCCGCTGA
- the ndk gene encoding nucleoside-diphosphate kinase, which translates to MAIERTLSIIKPDGLEKGIIGKIISKFEEKGLKPVAIRLQHLSQAQAEGFYAVHKARPFFKDLVSFMISGPVVLMVLEGENAVAANREIMGATNPANAAAGTIRKEFATSIDKNTVHGSDSLENAKNEVAYFFRETEIHSYEYQGKK; encoded by the coding sequence ATGGCCATCGAGCGTACGCTGTCCATCATCAAGCCGGACGGACTGGAGAAGGGCATCATCGGGAAGATCATCTCCAAGTTCGAGGAGAAGGGTCTGAAGCCCGTCGCCATCCGCCTGCAGCACCTGTCCCAGGCGCAGGCCGAGGGCTTCTACGCCGTCCACAAGGCGCGCCCCTTCTTCAAGGACCTGGTCAGCTTCATGATCTCCGGCCCCGTGGTGCTCATGGTGCTGGAGGGGGAGAACGCCGTGGCCGCCAACCGCGAGATCATGGGCGCCACCAACCCGGCCAACGCCGCCGCGGGCACCATCCGCAAGGAGTTCGCCACCAGCATCGACAAGAACACGGTGCACGGCTCGGACAGCCTCGAGAACGCGAAGAACGAGGTCGCCTACTTCTTCCGCGAGACCGAGATCCACTCCTACGAGTACCAGGGCAAGAAGTAG
- the sucD gene encoding succinate--CoA ligase subunit alpha has protein sequence MSILVNENTKVLCQGITGSAGSFHSKQMLEYGTKLVGGVTPGKGGTDFEGKVPVFNTVSDAVKQTGANTSVIFVPPPFAADSIMEAADSGISLIIAITEGIPVNDMVRAKRYLQGKPGVRLIGPNCPGVITPAAKCKIGIMPGHIHKPGRIGVVSRSGTLTYEAVFQLTQLGLGQSTAVGIGGDPVNGTDFIDCLKLFNADPETDAVIMIGEIGGSAEEAAAEYVAREFTKPIAGFIAGQSAPPGKRMGHAGAIISGGKGTAAEKIKAMEAAGFLMAPSPTELGTTLQEAVKRGAPAKKR, from the coding sequence ATGAGCATCCTCGTCAACGAGAACACGAAGGTCCTCTGTCAGGGCATCACCGGCTCTGCGGGCTCGTTCCACTCCAAGCAGATGCTGGAGTACGGCACGAAGCTCGTCGGCGGCGTCACCCCGGGCAAGGGCGGCACGGACTTCGAGGGCAAGGTCCCCGTCTTCAACACCGTGTCGGACGCGGTGAAGCAGACGGGCGCCAACACCTCGGTCATCTTCGTCCCCCCGCCGTTCGCCGCTGACTCCATCATGGAGGCCGCGGACTCGGGCATCTCCCTCATCATCGCCATCACCGAGGGCATCCCCGTCAACGACATGGTCCGCGCCAAGCGCTACCTGCAGGGCAAGCCGGGCGTGCGCCTCATCGGCCCCAACTGCCCCGGCGTCATCACCCCGGCCGCCAAGTGCAAGATCGGCATCATGCCGGGCCACATCCACAAGCCGGGCCGCATCGGCGTGGTGTCCCGCTCGGGCACGCTGACCTACGAGGCCGTGTTCCAGCTCACCCAGCTGGGCCTGGGCCAGAGCACCGCGGTGGGCATCGGTGGCGATCCCGTCAACGGCACGGACTTCATCGACTGCCTCAAGCTGTTCAACGCCGACCCGGAGACCGACGCGGTCATCATGATCGGCGAGATCGGCGGCAGCGCGGAGGAGGCGGCCGCCGAGTACGTGGCGCGTGAGTTCACCAAGCCCATCGCCGGCTTCATCGCGGGCCAGTCCGCGCCCCCGGGCAAGCGCATGGGCCACGCCGGCGCCATCATCTCCGGAGGCAAGGGCACCGCCGCCGAGAAGATCAAGGCGATGGAGGCCGCGGGCTTCCTCATGGCTCCCAGCCCCACGGAGCTGGGCACCACGCTGCAGGAGGCCGTCAAGCGCGGCGCTCCCGCCAAGAAGCGCTAG
- the sucC gene encoding ADP-forming succinate--CoA ligase subunit beta, translated as MKIHEYQGKELFRKYGVPTPRGILALSPKEAEAAAKELGTSVTVVKAQIHAGGRGKGGGVKLAKSPAEAGELAKAILGMKLKTIQTGPEGQTVHKVYIEEGLAIAQELYLGVTLDRATSRITFMASKEGGVEIEEVAAHHPEKILREAVDPVVGFSDFQGRRLAFGLGLTGPTVNKFVHFCSALYRMYVETDASLVEINPLVILKDGGVVALDAKVTFDENALYRHKELLEYRDLAEEEPRETKAKEYDLAYIALDGNIGCMVNGAGLAMASMDTIKLVGGNPANFLDVGGGASKEKVTAAFKLILADPNVKAVLVNIFGGIMKCDVIAEGIIAAAKEVQLKVPLVVRLEGTNVEKGKELLRNSGLAITPADNLRQAAEKAVAAAK; from the coding sequence ATGAAGATCCACGAGTACCAGGGCAAGGAACTCTTCAGGAAGTATGGCGTCCCCACTCCTCGGGGCATTCTTGCGCTGTCTCCCAAGGAGGCAGAGGCCGCGGCGAAGGAGCTCGGCACCTCCGTCACCGTGGTGAAGGCGCAGATCCACGCCGGTGGCCGCGGTAAGGGCGGCGGCGTGAAGCTCGCCAAGAGCCCCGCCGAGGCCGGTGAGCTGGCCAAGGCCATCCTCGGCATGAAGCTGAAGACCATTCAGACCGGCCCCGAGGGCCAGACGGTCCACAAGGTCTACATCGAGGAGGGCCTCGCCATCGCCCAGGAGCTGTACCTCGGCGTGACGCTGGACCGCGCCACCTCGCGCATCACCTTCATGGCCTCCAAGGAAGGCGGCGTGGAGATCGAGGAGGTTGCCGCCCATCACCCCGAGAAGATCCTCCGCGAGGCGGTGGATCCCGTGGTCGGCTTCTCCGACTTCCAGGGCCGCCGGCTGGCCTTTGGCCTGGGCCTCACCGGCCCCACCGTGAACAAGTTCGTCCATTTCTGCTCCGCGCTCTACCGCATGTACGTGGAGACGGATGCCTCGCTGGTGGAGATCAACCCGCTGGTCATCCTCAAGGATGGCGGCGTGGTGGCGCTCGACGCGAAGGTGACCTTCGACGAGAACGCCCTCTACCGGCACAAGGAGCTGCTGGAGTACCGCGACCTGGCCGAGGAGGAGCCCCGCGAGACGAAGGCCAAGGAGTATGATCTGGCCTACATCGCGCTGGACGGCAACATCGGCTGCATGGTGAACGGCGCGGGCCTCGCCATGGCCTCCATGGACACCATCAAGCTGGTGGGCGGCAACCCGGCCAACTTCCTGGACGTGGGCGGCGGCGCCAGCAAGGAGAAGGTGACGGCGGCCTTCAAGCTGATCCTCGCCGACCCGAACGTGAAGGCGGTGCTCGTCAACATCTTCGGCGGCATCATGAAGTGCGACGTGATCGCCGAGGGCATCATCGCCGCCGCGAAGGAAGTCCAGCTCAAGGTGCCGCTGGTGGTGCGGCTCGAGGGCACCAACGTGGAGAAGGGCAAGGAGCTGCTGCGCAACTCCGGGCTCGCCATCACCCCCGCCGACAACCTGCGACAGGCGGCCGAGAAGGCCGTCGCCGCGGCGAAGTAG
- the sdhB gene encoding succinate dehydrogenase iron-sulfur subunit, with amino-acid sequence MDNAQAGATTKTVTFRIWRQDGPGGEGHYDEFRIPYTKGANVVSSLMEIQRNPVTVQGKKVAPVVWDAACLEEVCGSCAMNINGRVRMACSALVDKLEQPITLEPMKKFPVVRDLTVDRQRMFESLKRVKAWIPVDGTHNLGPGPRQSPKDQATMYVLSTCITCGSCLEACPQVTMDNDFVGAAPISQARLFNMHPTGKMNAEERTRALMGPGGIQDCGKAQNCVKVCPKEIPLTSSIAMMNREVSKLLIKDIFFKEEEQKHAAGPG; translated from the coding sequence ATGGACAACGCACAGGCAGGCGCCACCACCAAGACCGTCACCTTCCGCATCTGGCGCCAGGATGGGCCGGGAGGGGAGGGGCACTATGACGAGTTCCGCATCCCGTACACCAAGGGCGCGAACGTCGTCTCGAGCCTGATGGAGATCCAGCGCAACCCCGTCACCGTCCAGGGCAAGAAGGTCGCCCCGGTGGTGTGGGACGCGGCATGCCTCGAGGAGGTGTGCGGCAGCTGCGCCATGAACATCAACGGCCGCGTGCGCATGGCGTGCTCGGCGCTGGTGGACAAGCTGGAGCAGCCCATCACCCTGGAGCCGATGAAGAAGTTCCCGGTGGTGCGTGATCTCACCGTGGACCGCCAGCGCATGTTCGAGTCGCTCAAGCGGGTGAAGGCGTGGATCCCGGTGGATGGTACGCACAACCTCGGCCCGGGCCCCCGGCAGTCGCCGAAGGACCAGGCCACCATGTACGTGCTGTCCACGTGCATCACCTGCGGCAGCTGCCTCGAGGCGTGCCCGCAGGTGACGATGGACAACGACTTCGTCGGCGCGGCGCCGATCAGCCAGGCGCGGCTCTTCAACATGCACCCCACCGGCAAGATGAACGCCGAGGAGCGCACCCGCGCGCTCATGGGGCCGGGCGGCATCCAGGACTGTGGCAAGGCCCAGAACTGCGTGAAGGTGTGCCCGAAGGAGATCCCGCTCACGTCTTCCATCGCGATGATGAACCGCGAGGTGAGCAAGCTCCTCATCAAGGACATCTTCTTCAAGGAAGAGGAGCAGAAGCACGCCGCGGGTCCGGGCTAG